A single genomic interval of Asinibacterium sp. OR53 harbors:
- a CDS encoding RNase adapter RapZ, producing the protein MEAVITAIEELFEILQRRKADRIEKLPQSGSDRIYFRIYAGLDSFIATYNLNKKETQTFIYFSKHFKDAGLPVPRILVVNEDDTLYIQEDLGRDSLLNKLEQNGHGDYAFGLFQKSLSALAKMQILGDKGLDYDWSLTAKEFGKQAILSDLLYFKYYFLDTLQLPYDKQAMLDDFEALSTYLTHTEYKYFMFRDFQSRNIIVKNDEVNFIDYQGGMKGALQYDVASLLWQAKAELSERWKDDLLDYYMDQIDQLLEQPVDRVTFVSQYNGYVLIRLLQVMGAYGFRGLFERKAHFLASIPLALRNLKFFIENKRIGIVMPEFTRVLKLVVTDEMTARFEPPQANEQTPLIIHINSFSYRTGIPSDESENGGGFVFDMRGILNPGRFDEYKKLSGKDKSVQDFLEQRTKMNEFLNSVWDLVDITVEAYLKRDFSNLMINFGCTGGQHRSVYAAEQTARHLKNKYKVKVVLTHTNQLNWVQ; encoded by the coding sequence ATGGAGGCAGTTATTACGGCCATTGAGGAGCTTTTCGAAATCTTGCAACGCAGGAAAGCAGATCGCATTGAAAAATTGCCGCAAAGCGGGAGCGACAGGATTTATTTTAGGATATATGCAGGCCTGGATAGTTTTATTGCTACCTATAACCTCAATAAAAAGGAAACGCAGACATTCATTTATTTCAGCAAGCATTTCAAAGATGCAGGCCTCCCAGTTCCCCGTATCCTGGTCGTTAATGAAGACGACACCCTTTATATCCAGGAAGACCTTGGCCGTGATTCATTGTTGAATAAACTGGAACAGAACGGTCATGGTGATTATGCATTCGGATTATTCCAGAAAAGTTTGTCGGCCCTCGCTAAAATGCAAATACTGGGCGACAAGGGACTGGATTACGACTGGAGCCTTACGGCCAAGGAATTTGGCAAACAAGCTATCTTAAGTGACCTGTTGTATTTCAAATATTATTTTCTCGACACCCTGCAATTGCCTTACGATAAACAGGCCATGTTGGATGACTTCGAAGCATTGAGTACTTATCTTACGCATACAGAGTACAAGTATTTTATGTTCCGCGATTTCCAGAGCCGCAACATCATTGTAAAGAACGATGAAGTGAATTTCATCGATTACCAGGGCGGAATGAAAGGAGCGCTGCAATACGATGTAGCTTCTTTGTTATGGCAGGCCAAAGCAGAGCTGAGCGAAAGATGGAAAGACGATTTACTGGACTACTATATGGACCAGATTGATCAATTGCTGGAGCAGCCGGTAGACCGTGTTACTTTCGTGAGCCAGTACAACGGATATGTATTGATCCGCTTATTGCAGGTGATGGGTGCTTATGGATTCAGGGGGCTGTTCGAACGAAAGGCACATTTCCTGGCCAGTATTCCACTGGCACTTCGCAACCTGAAATTTTTCATAGAGAACAAACGCATTGGCATCGTAATGCCTGAGTTTACACGGGTATTGAAACTGGTGGTAACCGATGAAATGACAGCGCGTTTTGAACCGCCACAGGCCAACGAGCAAACGCCGTTGATTATTCATATTAACAGTTTCAGTTACCGTACAGGTATACCTAGCGATGAATCAGAAAACGGAGGCGGTTTTGTATTCGATATGCGGGGAATCCTGAATCCCGGCCGCTTCGATGAATATAAAAAGCTAAGCGGGAAAGACAAATCTGTACAGGATTTCCTGGAGCAACGCACCAAGATGAATGAGTTCCTGAACAGCGTGTGGGACCTGGTGGATATCACAGTAGAAGCCTATTTAAAGCGGGATTTCAGCAACCTGATGATCAATTTTGGTTGCACAGGCGGGCAACACCGCAGTGTGTATGCTGCCGAACAAACAGCCCGGCACCTGAAGAACAAATACAAAGTAAAAGTCGTGCTCACACATACCAATCAATTGAACTGGGTACAATAA
- a CDS encoding sugar phosphate nucleotidyltransferase has translation MKAMLFAAGLGTRLKPWTDHHPKALALVNGKSLLQRNIEYLQQFGIHDVIVNVHHFADQIIDAITQNKGWGSSVTISDETDAVLETGGGLKKAAWYFEAEKDFVVMNVDILTDMRLDDMIRRHEAEQPLATLAVSDRTTSRYFLFDAAGRLRGWRNVNSGEEKPAGLQSVKDYALLQQKAFSGIHIINTGLFPVMKQEGKFSMVDVYLSLMDHYPIQCFDHSGAHFIDVGKPESIAKAETWCK, from the coding sequence ATGAAAGCCATGCTATTCGCCGCAGGTCTTGGTACCCGGCTCAAACCCTGGACCGATCATCATCCCAAAGCATTGGCGTTGGTAAATGGCAAGAGCCTGCTGCAACGCAATATTGAATACCTGCAACAATTCGGGATCCATGATGTGATTGTTAATGTGCATCATTTTGCAGATCAGATTATTGATGCCATCACTCAAAACAAAGGATGGGGTAGTAGCGTCACTATTTCCGATGAAACAGATGCTGTGTTGGAAACGGGTGGTGGATTGAAGAAAGCCGCCTGGTATTTTGAAGCGGAAAAAGATTTTGTAGTCATGAATGTAGACATTCTCACCGATATGCGATTGGATGATATGATACGCCGGCACGAAGCGGAACAACCTCTTGCTACACTGGCAGTATCTGACAGGACAACTTCACGCTATTTTTTATTTGATGCTGCAGGCAGGCTCAGAGGATGGCGCAATGTGAACAGTGGTGAAGAGAAACCGGCTGGATTGCAGTCTGTAAAAGACTATGCACTGTTGCAGCAGAAAGCATTCAGTGGTATTCACATTATCAATACCGGCCTTTTCCCGGTAATGAAACAGGAAGGAAAATTCTCCATGGTAGACGTATACCTTTCATTGATGGATCATTACCCCATTCAATGTTTCGACCACAGCGGTGCGCATTTTATTGACGTAGGGAAACCTGAAAGTATTGCGAAAGCTGAAACATGGTGCAAATAA
- a CDS encoding acyltransferase family protein has product MNQRYYSLDVFRGATVALMILVNNPGSWAHIYSPLEHATWHGCTPTDLVFPFFLFAVGNAMAFVMPRFEQAGAGVFWKKVIKRTLLIFLIGLFLNWSPFVKWDGDHIVFKSWDAVRILGVLQRIALCYFFASIIVFYGKTKGAFVIGGILLLLYWFICNWLGAPGDPYSLQGYFGTQFDKNILGEAHMYRGEGLAFDPEGLGSLMAPVVQVILGFMVGQYIQQKGKSYEMLSNLFVAGVVLIFAGFCWDMVFPINKKIWTSSYVLYTTGLAMLTIGILIYLVEFKAVKGAWSRFFDVFGKNPLFIFVLSGFLPRVLAMFRWVDHLDEAGKKVYTSPFPWFYNHICKDIASDLRVGSLVYALVTIAFYWLIVYMLDKRKIYIKV; this is encoded by the coding sequence ATGAATCAACGTTATTACTCGCTCGATGTATTCCGGGGAGCCACCGTGGCACTCATGATACTGGTCAACAACCCCGGTAGCTGGGCACATATTTATAGCCCGCTTGAGCACGCCACCTGGCATGGTTGTACGCCTACCGACCTGGTATTTCCGTTTTTCCTCTTTGCAGTAGGTAATGCCATGGCATTCGTGATGCCCCGTTTTGAACAGGCTGGTGCGGGTGTTTTCTGGAAGAAAGTGATCAAAAGGACCCTGCTCATATTCCTGATCGGTCTGTTCCTGAACTGGAGTCCCTTTGTGAAGTGGGATGGAGATCATATCGTTTTTAAGAGTTGGGATGCCGTACGCATACTGGGTGTATTGCAAAGGATAGCGCTTTGTTATTTCTTTGCTTCCATTATTGTATTCTACGGAAAAACAAAAGGCGCATTTGTAATAGGTGGCATATTGCTCTTATTGTATTGGTTCATCTGCAACTGGTTGGGCGCTCCCGGCGACCCTTACAGCCTACAGGGCTATTTTGGTACACAGTTCGATAAAAACATCCTGGGCGAAGCACACATGTACAGAGGAGAAGGGCTTGCTTTTGATCCGGAAGGATTGGGCAGCCTCATGGCGCCTGTTGTGCAGGTGATCCTGGGATTTATGGTAGGACAATACATCCAGCAAAAAGGTAAGAGCTATGAAATGCTCAGCAATCTTTTTGTTGCCGGGGTGGTGTTGATCTTTGCCGGCTTCTGTTGGGATATGGTATTCCCCATCAACAAAAAAATATGGACCAGCAGTTATGTACTCTATACAACCGGACTGGCCATGTTAACCATCGGCATACTCATTTACCTCGTTGAATTCAAAGCTGTCAAAGGCGCCTGGAGCCGGTTCTTTGATGTGTTTGGTAAAAATCCCTTGTTCATATTTGTATTGAGTGGATTCCTGCCAAGGGTATTGGCTATGTTCCGTTGGGTAGATCACCTGGATGAAGCCGGTAAAAAAGTATATACTTCTCCCTTCCCCTGGTTTTACAACCATATCTGCAAAGACATTGCTTCAGACCTGCGGGTAGGTTCGCTGGTATATGCGTTGGTAACGATCGCGTTTTATTGGCTGATCGTTTATATGCTGGATAAGCGGAAGATTTACATCAAAGTATAA
- the rfbB gene encoding dTDP-glucose 4,6-dehydratase, which yields MSKNIMITGGAGFIGSHVVRLFVNQYPQYQVINLDTLTYAGNLENLKDIENKANYRFVKANILDSEALEKIFDEYSITDVIHLAAESHVDRSIVSPLDFVYTNIIGTVNLLNTARKKWAADYSKHRFYHISTDEVYGSLGETGFFTEETAYDPRSPYSASKASSDHFVRAYHETYHLQTVVSNCSNNYGPYHFPEKLIPLFINNIINGKPLPVYGDGQYTRDWLYVKDHATAIDAVFHKGITGETYNIGGFNEWKNIDLVKLLCKLMDERLGRSAGTSEQLITYVKDRPGHDRRYAIDAGKINKALGWKPSVTFEQGLAETIDWYLANTEWLNHITSGNYQHYYESMYSNR from the coding sequence ATGAGCAAAAATATTATGATCACCGGTGGAGCCGGTTTCATCGGTTCACATGTGGTCAGGCTATTCGTGAACCAATACCCCCAATACCAGGTCATTAACCTAGATACCCTTACTTATGCGGGTAATTTAGAGAACCTGAAAGACATTGAAAATAAAGCGAATTACCGGTTTGTTAAAGCCAATATACTCGACAGTGAAGCGCTTGAAAAAATTTTCGATGAATATAGTATAACCGACGTGATCCATCTGGCAGCAGAATCGCATGTGGACCGCTCCATTGTTTCCCCGCTGGATTTTGTCTATACCAATATCATCGGCACAGTGAACCTGCTTAATACAGCCCGCAAAAAATGGGCGGCGGATTATTCCAAACACCGCTTCTATCATATTTCTACTGATGAAGTATACGGCAGCTTGGGTGAAACCGGTTTCTTCACAGAAGAAACAGCGTATGATCCCCGCTCGCCCTATTCGGCCAGCAAAGCTTCTTCCGATCATTTTGTGCGGGCTTATCATGAGACTTATCACCTGCAAACCGTCGTTTCCAATTGCTCCAATAATTATGGGCCTTATCATTTCCCTGAGAAGCTGATACCCTTGTTCATCAACAATATCATCAACGGAAAACCTTTGCCTGTTTATGGTGATGGTCAGTATACGCGCGACTGGCTTTATGTGAAAGACCATGCAACAGCCATCGATGCAGTGTTTCATAAAGGTATAACCGGTGAGACCTATAATATCGGCGGATTCAATGAATGGAAGAACATCGACCTGGTGAAACTCTTGTGTAAACTGATGGATGAAAGACTGGGCCGCAGTGCCGGCACTAGTGAGCAACTCATCACATATGTCAAAGACCGTCCCGGTCACGACCGGCGTTATGCCATCGATGCCGGCAAGATTAACAAAGCGCTAGGCTGGAAGCCATCGGTAACATTTGAACAGGGGCTGGCCGAAACGATCGACTGGTACCTGGCCAATACAGAATGGCTGAACCATATTACCAGCGGCAATTATCAACATTATTACGAATCAATGTATAGCAACCGCTGA
- the rfbC gene encoding dTDP-4-dehydrorhamnose 3,5-epimerase: MRVEPTKLEGCFIIHDTVFGDQRGYFFESFNKKTFLQQTGIDVNFVQDNQSRSQKGVLRGLHFQYGEFAQSKLVRVLEGRVLDIAVDLRKKSSTYGEHIAVELSGESRTQFYVPRGFAHGFVVLSENATFFYKCDNYYNKAAEGGIIYNDPELGIDWGLPQEQLLLSEKDTVLPTLKSIANELNF, encoded by the coding sequence ATGAGAGTGGAACCTACAAAACTGGAAGGCTGCTTCATCATACATGATACTGTGTTTGGTGATCAGCGGGGTTATTTCTTTGAAAGCTTCAACAAAAAAACATTCCTGCAACAAACGGGGATCGATGTGAATTTTGTGCAGGATAACCAGTCACGCTCACAGAAAGGAGTGCTGCGCGGATTGCATTTCCAGTATGGCGAATTTGCCCAGAGTAAACTGGTGCGGGTGCTGGAAGGAAGGGTGCTGGATATAGCGGTAGACCTGCGTAAAAAATCGTCTACCTACGGTGAGCACATCGCTGTTGAACTGTCTGGCGAGAGCCGTACCCAGTTCTATGTGCCCCGTGGTTTTGCACACGGCTTTGTAGTGTTGAGTGAAAACGCCACCTTCTTTTATAAATGCGATAATTATTATAACAAGGCTGCCGAGGGGGGAATTATTTACAATGACCCCGAACTGGGTATCGACTGGGGGCTGCCGCAGGAGCAGTTGTTGCTTTCTGAAAAAGATACGGTACTACCCACTTTGAAAAGCATTGCAAACGAACTTAACTTTTAA
- the rfbA gene encoding glucose-1-phosphate thymidylyltransferase RfbA, with protein MKGIILAGGSGTRLYPITKGISKQLMPIYDKPMIYYPLSVLMLAGIRDILIITTPEDSTQFQRLLEDGSELGCRFSYATQAVPNGLAQAFVIGEQFIGNDKVALILGDNIFYGAGFSQLVQSFNDVDGAAVFAYEVNDPERYGVVEFDEKQNAISIEEKPKAPKSNYAVPGLYFYDNEVVSIAKSIEPSARGEYEITTVNNEYLQQGKLKVGIMSRGTAWLDTGTFESLSDACEFVRVIEKRQSQKIGCIEEVAYRMGYINREQLTKLADKYAKSGYGEYLRRLRGS; from the coding sequence ATGAAGGGTATTATTCTCGCAGGAGGATCCGGTACACGTTTGTACCCTATCACCAAAGGCATCAGCAAACAACTGATGCCGATCTATGACAAGCCGATGATCTATTATCCTTTATCGGTCTTGATGCTGGCGGGTATCCGGGATATCCTCATCATCACTACACCGGAAGACAGTACCCAGTTCCAGCGGCTGCTGGAAGACGGCTCGGAGTTGGGTTGCAGGTTTTCTTACGCTACCCAGGCGGTGCCCAACGGACTGGCGCAGGCTTTTGTGATCGGGGAGCAGTTCATCGGGAATGATAAAGTAGCGCTGATACTGGGTGATAATATTTTTTATGGTGCCGGGTTCAGTCAGCTCGTGCAGTCTTTCAACGATGTAGACGGCGCTGCTGTTTTTGCTTATGAAGTGAACGATCCCGAACGATATGGCGTGGTGGAATTCGACGAAAAACAAAATGCTATTTCGATAGAAGAAAAACCCAAGGCACCTAAATCGAATTACGCGGTGCCAGGCCTGTATTTTTACGATAATGAAGTGGTATCCATTGCCAAAAGCATTGAACCTTCGGCGAGGGGTGAATACGAGATCACTACGGTGAACAATGAATACCTGCAACAGGGAAAGCTGAAAGTGGGTATTATGAGCCGGGGAACGGCCTGGCTCGATACGGGCACTTTTGAATCTTTAAGCGATGCCTGTGAATTTGTACGGGTGATAGAAAAAAGGCAGAGCCAGAAAATAGGCTGTATAGAAGAAGTGGCTTACCGTATGGGATATATCAACCGGGAACAACTGACGAAACTGGCTGATAAATATGCCAAAAGCGGTTATGGAGAGTATTTGCGCAGGCTGAGGGGAAGTTGA
- a CDS encoding RNA polymerase sigma factor, which translates to MSTVEFNEMLLSNAEFLKPFTATLTHDQDDARDLYQETLCKALTNQDKYHEGTNIKAWLYTIMRNIFINHYRRRAKQRTIFDHTPNEFLLNQGAHAVYNEALSTISLKEMQAAIYKLPALFRNPFLLYFEGYRYNEIAKALHEPLGTIKSRIHFARKLLKKQIKRS; encoded by the coding sequence ATGTCAACCGTAGAATTTAACGAGATGTTGTTGAGTAATGCTGAGTTCCTGAAGCCTTTCACCGCTACCTTGACTCATGACCAGGATGACGCCCGTGATCTTTACCAGGAAACTTTATGCAAAGCGTTAACCAACCAGGATAAATACCATGAGGGTACCAATATCAAAGCGTGGTTGTACACCATTATGCGCAACATCTTCATCAATCATTATCGGCGCAGGGCTAAACAGCGTACGATATTCGATCATACTCCCAATGAATTTTTACTCAACCAGGGCGCGCATGCTGTTTACAATGAAGCCCTTTCTACTATCAGCCTGAAAGAAATGCAGGCGGCGATATACAAACTCCCTGCATTGTTCCGCAATCCTTTTCTTTTATATTTTGAAGGATATCGCTACAATGAAATCGCAAAAGCACTCCATGAGCCGCTGGGTACCATTAAAAGCCGCATTCACTTTGCGCGTAAGTTGCTGAAGAAACAGATCAAGAGGAGTTGA
- the idi gene encoding isopentenyl-diphosphate Delta-isomerase, with protein MEQVILVDEKDIELGVMEKIEAHKKALLHRAFSVFIFNSRGELLLQQRSINKYHSGGLWTNTCCSHPRPGEDTLQAATRRLKEEMGFDVPLEKAFTFIYKTEFVNGLSEHEFDHVFVGYYDGPISPNPQEVESYISQSFPQVAQLLKEDPARFTTWFHIAFPQIRNWWDHRNEI; from the coding sequence ATGGAACAAGTAATATTGGTCGATGAAAAGGATATTGAGTTGGGTGTGATGGAAAAAATAGAAGCACATAAAAAGGCGTTGTTACACAGGGCATTCAGTGTTTTCATTTTTAACAGTCGTGGCGAATTGTTGTTGCAGCAGCGATCTATCAACAAATACCACAGTGGCGGACTCTGGACGAATACTTGTTGCAGCCACCCGCGTCCGGGTGAAGATACTTTGCAGGCAGCCACGCGGCGATTGAAAGAAGAAATGGGCTTTGATGTTCCACTGGAAAAAGCATTTACTTTTATTTATAAAACAGAATTCGTGAACGGACTCAGCGAACATGAATTTGATCATGTATTCGTGGGTTATTACGATGGCCCGATAAGCCCGAACCCCCAGGAGGTAGAAAGCTATATTTCCCAATCTTTTCCGCAGGTAGCGCAGTTACTGAAAGAAGATCCGGCCCGATTTACCACGTGGTTCCATATCGCATTTCCACAGATACGCAATTGGTGGGATCACAGGAATGAAATCTGA
- a CDS encoding cupin domain-containing protein yields MAQLPILESKVYTWDKCNAVIKKASGMEKLIFNGNGGKLSLHSMKGIILYKGKKLNYPSDNNGPERFFIIKKGPVSVQLSGIEYTIDKGSVIVLLPGDALTILNSNNTNAELYEMTYHSIAAPDAERGRKAGTSFVMNWNDMVFKPHDKGGVRQLFDRSTTMLNRFDIHVTQLNKGFKSHEPHTHANEEIILMLEGNAEMQIGNEHQKANPGDVVLLNSMVLHNLTNIGTTPCLYFAIQWN; encoded by the coding sequence ATGGCGCAACTACCTATACTCGAATCGAAAGTTTATACCTGGGATAAATGCAATGCCGTGATAAAAAAGGCTTCAGGAATGGAGAAGCTCATCTTCAATGGTAATGGCGGTAAGTTATCTCTCCATAGTATGAAGGGTATCATTCTTTACAAAGGGAAGAAATTGAATTATCCGTCAGACAATAATGGCCCTGAACGGTTCTTCATCATCAAAAAGGGACCCGTTTCCGTGCAGCTGTCAGGGATAGAATATACCATCGACAAGGGTTCGGTGATTGTATTATTACCGGGTGATGCACTAACAATCCTCAACAGTAATAATACCAATGCAGAACTCTATGAAATGACATACCATTCGATCGCTGCTCCTGATGCAGAAAGAGGCAGAAAAGCCGGAACCTCATTTGTGATGAACTGGAACGATATGGTCTTCAAACCCCATGATAAGGGTGGGGTACGTCAATTATTCGATAGGTCAACAACGATGCTCAATCGCTTTGATATTCATGTTACCCAACTGAACAAAGGGTTTAAAAGTCATGAGCCACATACACATGCCAATGAAGAGATCATTCTTATGCTGGAAGGAAACGCAGAAATGCAGATTGGAAACGAACACCAGAAAGCCAACCCTGGTGATGTAGTATTACTGAACTCAATGGTATTACACAACCTCACCAATATAGGAACAACGCCCTGCCTGTATTTTGCCATCCAGTGGAACTAA
- a CDS encoding multidrug efflux SMR transporter — MNWIILIIAGLFEVGFASCLGKARSSSGTTATLWYAGFLVCLTISMYLLMKATQSLPLGTAYAVWTGIGAVGTVLVGVLFFKEPANFWRIFFLITLIGSIVGLKAVSQH; from the coding sequence ATGAACTGGATCATTTTAATCATTGCCGGATTATTCGAAGTGGGTTTCGCGTCCTGCCTGGGTAAAGCCAGGAGCAGCAGTGGCACCACCGCTACCCTTTGGTATGCAGGTTTCCTGGTCTGCCTCACCATCAGCATGTACCTGCTCATGAAAGCCACGCAGAGTTTGCCACTTGGCACTGCTTATGCAGTATGGACAGGCATCGGTGCAGTAGGAACCGTATTGGTAGGTGTTCTTTTCTTTAAAGAACCTGCCAACTTCTGGCGCATATTTTTTCTCATTACGCTGATCGGGTCAATTGTAGGTTTGAAAGCAGTATCGCAGCATTAA
- a CDS encoding TM2 domain-containing protein: MKPSLITMIPALEGEELVHLQSITRELSDEQLQSFIAVYNGKRRKTDDILIGCILGFVCVGGIQRFMVKQNGMGLLYLFTGGLCLIGTIVDLVNHKKLTFEYNQQMARESLAMVHSY, from the coding sequence ATGAAACCCAGTCTTATTACCATGATCCCCGCCCTTGAAGGCGAAGAATTGGTTCACCTGCAAAGCATCACCCGTGAATTGAGCGATGAACAACTGCAAAGTTTTATCGCTGTATACAATGGCAAACGCCGTAAAACCGACGATATCCTGATAGGTTGCATATTAGGCTTCGTATGTGTAGGCGGTATACAACGTTTCATGGTAAAACAAAACGGTATGGGTTTATTGTATCTGTTCACAGGAGGCTTATGCCTGATAGGCACGATTGTTGATCTTGTGAATCATAAGAAACTCACTTTTGAATACAACCAGCAAATGGCGAGAGAATCCCTGGCGATGGTACATTCTTATTGA
- a CDS encoding DUF2752 domain-containing protein: MNRFTITISTYYTRAFQWCRARTELLFWVMALLLLFFLPEGGTGISLCPFKWIGFKYCPGCGIGHAIHHALHLNLRDSFSSHPMGIPAVIIIFIRIKQLLYPTNQTNETQSYYHDPRP, from the coding sequence ATGAACCGTTTTACCATTACCATATCAACTTATTATACCAGGGCCTTTCAGTGGTGCCGGGCACGAACAGAGTTGTTGTTTTGGGTGATGGCATTGCTGCTGTTGTTTTTTTTGCCGGAAGGTGGTACCGGTATTTCGCTTTGCCCTTTCAAATGGATCGGTTTCAAGTATTGTCCGGGTTGCGGCATCGGCCATGCGATCCATCATGCCCTGCACCTGAACCTGCGCGATTCCTTTTCCAGTCACCCAATGGGAATACCCGCAGTAATTATTATATTTATCCGTATTAAACAATTGCTCTATCCTACAAACCAAACAAATGAAACCCAGTCTTATTACCATGATCCCCGCCCTTGA
- a CDS encoding MarC family protein — translation MSLSFDQLLTVTFTLFAVIDIVGSIPLLIALKEKMGGIKTTQATLVSGLLMIGFLFVGEPFLKTLGLDVRSFAVGGSVVIFLLGLEMVLGHEIFKGDKDTNAGSVVPIAFPIIAGSGTLTTIMSLKANFETVYILSGILINLLVVYLVLHSLKFIERILGPAGLLAIRKFFGVILLAIAVKIFSSNIAAFGK, via the coding sequence ATGTCTCTCAGCTTCGATCAACTCCTTACTGTTACTTTCACCTTGTTTGCCGTGATTGATATTGTGGGGTCGATCCCGTTGCTCATTGCCCTGAAAGAGAAAATGGGCGGCATCAAAACAACACAGGCAACGCTTGTTTCAGGATTACTGATGATCGGGTTTCTGTTTGTGGGAGAACCATTTTTGAAAACATTGGGACTGGATGTACGTTCTTTTGCGGTGGGTGGTTCGGTAGTGATTTTTTTATTGGGGTTGGAAATGGTACTCGGACATGAGATCTTCAAAGGCGATAAAGATACCAATGCCGGAAGTGTGGTTCCCATTGCTTTCCCTATCATTGCCGGTAGCGGCACGCTTACTACCATCATGTCGCTTAAAGCGAACTTCGAAACTGTTTATATTTTATCAGGCATCCTCATCAATCTCCTGGTAGTGTACCTTGTTTTACATTCTTTGAAATTCATCGAACGTATCCTGGGTCCCGCCGGTTTACTGGCTATCCGTAAATTCTTTGGCGTGATCCTGCTGGCCATTGCAGTAAAAATATTCAGCAGCAATATTGCTGCATTTGGGAAATGA
- the cobC gene encoding alpha-ribazole phosphatase, translating to MDIYLIRHTTPAIAKGICYGQTDLDVTDSFPEEMLRTKAHLPQSVSTVFSSPLQRCRKLAEALFPQHPIHFHDHLKELDCGTWEMQPWDDIPKEEIDPWMKDFVHVAVPNGESYTRMHKRVVDCFEQIQQLPGPAVIVAHGGVLRSILSHITNTPLKESFDAFTLHYGCVVRLHKNGSGFAHEVLYNHSLEGKEWHRPSKN from the coding sequence ATGGATATATACCTCATCCGGCATACGACTCCTGCCATTGCCAAAGGCATCTGTTACGGGCAAACAGATCTCGATGTAACCGACAGTTTCCCGGAAGAAATGTTGCGCACCAAAGCCCATTTACCACAGTCAGTGAGCACTGTCTTCAGCAGCCCGCTGCAACGTTGCAGGAAATTGGCGGAAGCCCTTTTCCCACAGCATCCTATTCATTTTCACGATCATTTGAAAGAATTGGATTGCGGCACCTGGGAAATGCAGCCCTGGGATGATATTCCTAAAGAAGAGATCGATCCCTGGATGAAAGATTTTGTGCATGTAGCAGTACCCAATGGTGAAAGTTATACCAGGATGCACAAACGTGTGGTCGATTGTTTTGAACAAATACAACAGCTTCCGGGTCCTGCTGTGATCGTAGCCCATGGCGGCGTGCTTCGCAGCATCCTCTCGCATATTACCAATACACCATTGAAAGAATCATTCGACGCTTTTACACTGCATTATGGTTGTGTGGTCAGGCTCCATAAAAATGGGTCGGGCTTTGCGCATGAAGTACTGTATAACCATTCCCTGGAAGGAAAAGAATGGCACAGACCAAGTAAAAATTGA